A window of Eikenella corrodens contains these coding sequences:
- a CDS encoding phage head morphogenesis protein yields the protein MNPEDIKAIFGMQPEAAVAYLQQKGINVSWDWQDMLDDAHATAFTVAKTARMDVVSDIYAAVVKAAESGQTLEQFSERLTPVLQAKGWWGRQDVPHPDTGEIQTVRLGSPHRLKTIYLTNMQSAYMAGRYAEMMDAVDTHPYWEYVAVNDERTRETHRLLHGSVYAADDPVWDSLYPPLDYRCRCRVRPLSRSRGADRVQPSPQLETQTVDIGVNQYTGEERHARRTGIRINGQFVAPNAGFNANQGKAMLSRMASVAVDKAQAAHPDIARVALRQMMGNERFKSSLNAAQLAWVINLLKG from the coding sequence ATGAACCCCGAAGACATCAAAGCCATCTTCGGCATGCAGCCCGAAGCTGCCGTAGCCTACCTGCAGCAGAAAGGCATCAACGTATCGTGGGACTGGCAGGACATGCTGGACGATGCGCACGCCACCGCCTTCACCGTGGCCAAAACCGCCCGCATGGATGTGGTCTCGGACATCTATGCCGCCGTGGTCAAAGCCGCCGAAAGCGGGCAGACCTTGGAGCAGTTCAGCGAGCGGCTGACGCCGGTGTTGCAGGCCAAAGGCTGGTGGGGCAGGCAGGACGTGCCGCACCCGGACACCGGCGAAATCCAAACCGTGCGCCTGGGCAGCCCGCACCGCCTGAAAACCATCTACCTGACCAATATGCAGTCGGCCTATATGGCCGGGCGTTATGCCGAGATGATGGATGCCGTGGATACTCACCCATACTGGGAATACGTGGCGGTCAACGACGAACGTACCCGCGAAACCCACCGCCTGCTGCACGGCAGCGTTTATGCCGCCGACGACCCGGTGTGGGACAGCCTGTATCCGCCCTTGGACTACCGCTGCCGCTGCCGGGTTCGACCCTTGTCGCGCAGCCGTGGGGCAGACCGGGTACAACCCAGCCCGCAGCTGGAAACCCAAACCGTGGACATCGGTGTCAACCAATATACCGGCGAAGAACGCCATGCCCGGCGCACCGGCATCCGCATCAACGGACAGTTTGTCGCCCCCAATGCCGGCTTCAATGCCAACCAAGGCAAGGCCATGCTCTCCCGCATGGCTTCGGTGGCGGTGGATAAGGCGCAGGCCGCCCATCCCGATATTGCCCGTGTGGCGCTGCGGCAGATGATGGGCAACGAGCGTTTCAAATCCTCGCTCAATGCCGCCCAGCTGGCTTGGGTAATTAATCTATTGAAAGGATGA
- a CDS encoding phage virion morphogenesis protein, translated as MLEISLDDSDLQRGLGQLLRNARHPRPMMRAIAAELLSITEDNFESESWGGKKWPANARGGKILQKSGQLAASIHTASGSNFARIGTNKPYAAIHQFGGTVKAKNKPYLVFKVGDGFRRVKQVKIPARPYLPMSKGGTLQAGAESRLLDVALDALARGVRK; from the coding sequence ATGCTGGAAATCAGCTTGGACGACAGCGACCTGCAACGCGGCCTCGGGCAGCTGCTGCGCAACGCCCGCCACCCGCGCCCGATGATGCGAGCCATTGCCGCCGAACTGCTCAGTATTACGGAAGACAACTTCGAATCCGAAAGCTGGGGCGGGAAAAAATGGCCGGCCAATGCGCGCGGCGGCAAAATCCTGCAAAAGAGCGGACAACTGGCCGCCAGTATCCACACTGCCTCCGGCAGCAACTTCGCCCGCATCGGCACCAACAAACCCTATGCCGCCATCCACCAGTTCGGCGGCACGGTCAAAGCCAAAAACAAACCCTATCTGGTATTCAAAGTCGGCGATGGCTTCCGCAGGGTCAAACAAGTCAAAATTCCCGCTCGCCCCTACCTGCCGATGAGCAAAGGCGGTACACTTCAGGCCGGCGCCGAATCCCGCCTGCTGGATGTCGCCCTCGATGCTTTGGCACGGGGTGTCCGAAAATAA